The following are encoded together in the Mycolicibacterium arabiense genome:
- the thiS gene encoding sulfur carrier protein ThiS, which yields MNVTVNGKDVELDGNATVATLLDTLGFPDKGVAVALDWAVLPRSEWDRELPDGAKVEVVTAVQGG from the coding sequence ATGAACGTGACCGTGAACGGCAAGGACGTCGAACTCGACGGGAACGCCACGGTGGCCACGCTGCTGGACACCCTGGGATTCCCGGACAAGGGCGTCGCGGTGGCTCTGGATTGGGCAGTGCTGCCCCGGTCGGAGTGGGACCGCGAGCTGCCCGATGGCGCAAAGGTGGAAGTGGTGACGGCGGTGCAGGGTGGTTGA
- the thiO gene encoding glycine oxidase ThiO, translating into MSVGTCAVVGGGVIGLAVARRAALDGWSVRVHRTGEHGASWVGGGMIAPHSEGWPGEEELYRIGLESLRLWNEGFLDGLPPEVVTARESLVVAVDRADAQDLRTVREWLAAQGQDVTPTRSARDVEPLLASNIRHGFVAENELAVDNRALVTALAQECERLGVTWAPRVAALDETRDADVTVIANGIDAPTLWPGLAIRPVKGEVLRLRWRKGCMPVPTRVIRARVHGRPVYLVPRPDGVVVGATQYEHGRDTAPTVSGVRDLLDDACEVVPALGEYELAEAAAGLRPMTPDNLPLVGRLDERTLVATGHGRSGFLLAPWTADRIATELKVGVPV; encoded by the coding sequence ATGTCCGTCGGCACGTGCGCCGTCGTCGGCGGCGGCGTCATCGGGTTGGCGGTGGCCAGACGCGCCGCGCTGGACGGGTGGTCCGTGCGCGTCCACCGCACCGGCGAGCACGGTGCGTCGTGGGTCGGCGGCGGGATGATCGCCCCGCACAGCGAGGGATGGCCCGGTGAGGAAGAGCTGTACCGGATTGGGCTGGAGTCGCTGCGGCTGTGGAACGAGGGCTTCCTCGACGGGCTGCCGCCGGAGGTCGTGACCGCGCGCGAGTCGCTGGTGGTGGCGGTCGACCGCGCCGATGCCCAGGACCTGCGCACCGTCCGCGAGTGGCTCGCCGCGCAAGGCCAGGACGTCACCCCGACCCGGTCGGCCAGGGACGTCGAACCGCTGCTGGCGAGCAACATCAGGCACGGGTTCGTCGCCGAGAACGAACTCGCGGTGGACAACCGCGCTCTCGTCACCGCGCTGGCCCAGGAATGTGAACGGCTCGGCGTGACGTGGGCGCCACGGGTCGCGGCCCTCGACGAGACGCGCGACGCGGACGTCACCGTCATCGCCAACGGCATCGACGCCCCGACGCTGTGGCCGGGTCTTGCCATCCGGCCGGTGAAGGGCGAGGTGCTGCGGCTGCGGTGGCGCAAGGGATGCATGCCGGTCCCGACGCGCGTCATCCGCGCCAGGGTGCACGGCAGGCCGGTGTACCTCGTGCCGAGGCCGGACGGGGTCGTCGTCGGGGCGACCCAGTACGAACACGGCCGCGACACCGCACCCACCGTGTCCGGCGTACGCGATCTGCTCGACGACGCCTGCGAGGTGGTGCCGGCACTCGGCGAGTACGAACTCGCCGAGGCCGCGGCGGGTCTGCGACCGATGACACCCGACAACCTGCCCCTGGTGGGCAGACTGGACGAACGCACGTTGGTGGCCACCGGTCACGGTCGGTCGGGCTTCCTGCTCGCACCCTGGACCGCCGACCGGATCGCCACCGAGCTGAAAGTGGGGGTGCCCGTATGA
- the thiE gene encoding thiamine phosphate synthase → MARAYPRCVRRPRERLQSAQLYLCTDARRERGDLAEFADAALRGGVDIIQLRDKGSAGEQRFGPLEAREELEALAVLGDAARRHGALLAVNDRADIARAAGADVLHLGQDDLPLLMARDVIGPGPLIGRSTHDAAQVAAAISDEVDYFCVGPCWPTPTKPGRTAPGLDLVRTAAATAGDKTWFAIGGIDGDRLPEVLEAGATRVVVVRAITAADDPAAAAAALKSALSSR, encoded by the coding sequence ATGGCTCGAGCTTACCCTCGATGCGTGCGACGACCCCGTGAGCGACTGCAGTCCGCCCAGCTCTACCTGTGCACCGACGCCCGCCGTGAGCGCGGCGACCTCGCCGAGTTCGCCGACGCGGCGCTGCGCGGCGGGGTCGACATCATTCAGCTCCGTGACAAGGGGTCCGCCGGCGAGCAGCGGTTCGGCCCGCTCGAGGCGCGTGAGGAACTCGAGGCGCTCGCGGTGCTCGGCGACGCCGCCCGGCGGCACGGCGCGCTGCTCGCCGTCAACGACCGCGCCGACATCGCGCGGGCCGCAGGCGCCGACGTGCTCCACCTCGGCCAGGACGACCTCCCGCTGCTGATGGCGCGCGACGTGATCGGCCCTGGACCGCTGATCGGACGCTCGACCCACGACGCCGCGCAGGTGGCCGCCGCGATCTCCGACGAGGTGGACTACTTCTGCGTCGGTCCGTGCTGGCCGACGCCCACCAAGCCCGGCCGCACCGCACCCGGGCTCGATCTGGTCCGCACCGCGGCGGCGACCGCGGGCGACAAGACGTGGTTCGCGATCGGCGGCATCGACGGTGACCGCCTGCCCGAGGTGTTGGAGGCGGGAGCCACCCGCGTGGTCGTGGTGCGTGCGATCACCGCCGCCGACGACCCGGCCGCGGCGGCCGCGGCGCTCAAGTCGGCGCTCAGTTCCCGTTGA
- a CDS encoding NUDIX hydrolase, translated as MRGDGDGWVLSDNGGHFWGRHGAAGLLLRAPQPDGRAAVLLQHRAVWSHQGGTWGLPGGARDSHETPEQAAVREANEEAGLHVEQLTVRTSVVTSEVPGPGGPAWTYTTVIADAPELLDTTPNRESAELRWVAEDDVADLPLHPGFAASWDRLRSVTATIPLLNGKDLNGN; from the coding sequence GTGCGAGGTGACGGTGACGGCTGGGTGCTGTCGGACAACGGTGGCCATTTCTGGGGCAGACACGGCGCGGCCGGTCTGCTGCTGCGGGCTCCGCAGCCCGACGGACGAGCGGCGGTCCTGCTTCAGCACCGTGCGGTGTGGAGTCATCAGGGCGGCACCTGGGGACTGCCCGGCGGAGCGCGGGACAGCCACGAGACGCCCGAGCAGGCGGCGGTCAGGGAGGCCAACGAGGAGGCGGGTCTGCACGTCGAGCAGCTGACGGTCCGCACGTCGGTCGTCACGTCGGAGGTGCCCGGTCCGGGCGGGCCTGCGTGGACCTACACGACGGTGATCGCGGACGCGCCCGAGCTGCTCGACACCACGCCCAACCGCGAGAGCGCCGAACTGCGCTGGGTGGCCGAGGACGACGTCGCCGACCTGCCACTGCACCCCGGTTTCGCCGCGAGCTGGGACCGGCTGCGCAGCGTCACCGCCACGATCCCGCTGCTCAACGGCAAGGACCTCAACGGGAACTGA
- the glnX gene encoding protein kinase G-activating protein GlnX, translated as MTVELAHPSTEPLASRSPTTPTHSRWWFLWTTPGRILTIGLVLSSLVIACAFATSTTINDRQQALTTVLDHTEPLAFAAGELYTTLSVADAAAATAFIAGAEPRPVRQRYEQAITDAAVAVTRASSGLTDEDMVQLLGRINAQLAVYTGLVETARTNNRAGYPVGSSYLSEASGLMQTQILPDAQRLYERTSLQVDTETTASTRIPAPVILVVLATILFGVFANRWLARHTRRRVNIGFVAGGLAVLVMIVWVGTALIISTLDSRSAKSTAAESLKTVTTMAITAQQARADETLSLIRRGDEGVRKQSYYQRIDAMAQQLSTYLNRDDAIDKADLADAEQLLQRWRAADDRINAYIAVGNYQAATQVALGTGEDDSTPAFDKLDAALSKGIAESREQLRSDIVNARRVLSGATVGAAALSVMAAIAVSLGLWPRLSEYR; from the coding sequence GTGACTGTGGAGTTGGCGCACCCTTCGACTGAACCCCTGGCGTCGCGGTCGCCGACGACTCCGACGCACTCGCGCTGGTGGTTCCTCTGGACGACGCCCGGACGCATCCTGACCATCGGCCTGGTGCTGTCGTCGCTCGTCATCGCCTGCGCCTTCGCCACGTCCACGACGATCAACGACCGCCAGCAGGCGCTGACCACCGTGCTCGACCACACCGAACCGCTGGCCTTCGCCGCCGGCGAGCTGTACACGACGCTTTCGGTCGCCGACGCCGCCGCCGCGACCGCGTTCATCGCAGGCGCCGAACCCCGGCCCGTGCGCCAGCGCTACGAGCAGGCGATCACCGACGCGGCCGTGGCCGTGACCCGCGCGTCGAGCGGGCTGACCGACGAGGACATGGTCCAACTGCTGGGCCGGATCAATGCCCAGTTGGCGGTCTACACGGGTCTGGTCGAGACGGCCAGGACGAACAACCGTGCGGGCTACCCGGTCGGCTCGTCGTATCTGTCCGAGGCGTCGGGGTTGATGCAGACGCAGATCCTGCCCGACGCGCAGCGGCTCTACGAGCGGACCTCGCTGCAGGTGGACACCGAGACGACGGCCTCGACCAGGATTCCCGCGCCGGTGATCCTCGTGGTGCTCGCGACGATCCTGTTCGGCGTGTTCGCCAACCGTTGGCTCGCCAGGCACACGCGGCGGCGGGTGAACATCGGCTTCGTGGCGGGCGGGCTTGCGGTCCTAGTCATGATCGTGTGGGTGGGCACCGCGCTGATCATCTCGACCCTGGACAGCCGTAGCGCCAAGAGCACGGCGGCCGAGTCGCTCAAGACGGTGACGACCATGGCCATCACCGCGCAGCAGGCACGTGCCGACGAGACGCTGTCGCTGATTCGGCGTGGTGACGAGGGCGTGCGCAAGCAGTCGTACTACCAGCGCATCGACGCCATGGCGCAGCAGCTGTCCACCTACCTCAACCGCGACGACGCAATCGACAAGGCCGACCTCGCGGACGCCGAACAGCTGCTGCAGCGCTGGCGTGCCGCCGACGACCGGATCAACGCCTACATCGCGGTCGGCAACTACCAGGCCGCCACGCAGGTGGCGCTGGGCACCGGCGAGGACGACTCGACCCCGGCATTCGACAAGCTCGATGCGGCGCTGAGCAAGGGCATCGCGGAGAGCAGGGAACAGCTGCGCAGCGACATCGTCAACGCGCGGCGCGTGCTGTCGGGCGCGACGGTCGGCGCAGCGGCGTTGAGCGTGATGGCGGCGATCGCGGTGTCGCTGGGGTTGTGGCCACGGCTGAGCGAGTACCGCTGA
- a CDS encoding glutamate ABC transporter substrate-binding protein — protein sequence MSLKKLLAGLAIAATLVGCSETAPAIDTPAVTLAPPTPSGMVEAPPQAARMPAPEEDDCTASLRPFPTTSQADEAVQNIRNRGRLIVGLDIGSNLFSFRDPITGEITGFDVDIAGEVARDIFGTPSQVEYRILSSADRIAALQNNQVDIVVKTMSITCERKLLVNFSTEYLSANQRILAPRDSPIAKAADLSGRRVCAVKGTTSLERVREINPPPMVVETVTWADCLVALQQRQVDAVSTDDTILAGLVAQDPYLHIVGPSMNEEPYGIGINKDNDNLVRFVNGTLERIRRDGTWNTLYRKWLTVLGPAPSPPSPRYER from the coding sequence ATGAGCCTGAAGAAGCTGCTCGCCGGCCTGGCCATTGCGGCGACGCTCGTCGGCTGCAGCGAGACCGCCCCGGCGATCGACACGCCGGCCGTGACGCTCGCCCCGCCCACCCCGTCGGGCATGGTCGAGGCCCCACCGCAGGCAGCGCGCATGCCCGCGCCGGAGGAGGACGACTGCACGGCGAGCCTGCGCCCGTTCCCGACGACGTCGCAGGCCGACGAGGCCGTGCAGAACATCCGCAACCGGGGCAGGCTCATCGTCGGCCTCGACATCGGCAGCAACCTGTTCAGCTTCCGGGACCCGATCACCGGCGAGATCACCGGTTTCGACGTGGACATCGCGGGCGAGGTCGCACGTGACATCTTCGGCACCCCGTCGCAGGTCGAGTACCGCATCCTGTCGTCGGCCGACCGCATTGCCGCGCTGCAGAACAATCAGGTCGACATCGTGGTCAAGACCATGAGCATCACCTGCGAGCGCAAGCTGCTGGTCAACTTCTCCACCGAGTACCTGTCGGCCAACCAGCGCATCCTCGCGCCACGCGACTCGCCCATCGCCAAGGCGGCCGACCTGTCGGGCAGGCGGGTGTGCGCGGTGAAGGGCACCACGTCGCTGGAACGGGTACGCGAGATCAACCCGCCGCCGATGGTCGTCGAGACGGTGACGTGGGCGGACTGTCTGGTCGCGCTGCAGCAGCGTCAGGTCGACGCGGTCAGCACCGACGACACGATCCTGGCGGGCCTGGTCGCCCAGGACCCGTATCTCCACATCGTCGGACCGAGCATGAACGAGGAGCCCTACGGCATCGGCATCAACAAGGACAACGACAACCTGGTCCGGTTCGTGAACGGCACGCTGGAACGCATCCGGCGCGACGGCACGTGGAACACGCTGTACCGCAAGTGGCTCACCGTGCTGGGTCCGGCGCCCTCGCCACCATCACCGAGGTACGAGCGCTGA
- a CDS encoding serine/threonine-protein kinase PknG, producing MSTTEDDADTDPGTQPADPMGYDSLGTVRPAATQAVFRPNFDDSVGMSVDTAETEPREQTTAMTRRWSPTRRLGGGLVEVPRVHERDPLEALMKNPVVAEHKRFCWNCGRPVGRSSSDGEALSEGWCPHCGSPYSFLPQLVPGDMVADQYEIKGCIAHGGLGWIYLAFDTNVNDRPVVLKGLVHAGDAEAQAIAMAERQFLAEVTHPAIVKIFNFVEHADKHGDPVGYIVMEYVGGRSLKPPKGQKLPVSQAIGYMLEILPALAFLHSSGLVYNDLKPENIMLTESQLKLIDLGAVSRINSYGFLYGTPGYQAPEIVRTGPTVATDVYTVGRTLAALTLDLKTRNGRYVDGLPDDDPVLAQYDSFCRLLHRATDPDPRRRFASAEEMSGQLLGVLREVVAKDTGVPRPGLSTVFSPSRSTFGIDLLVAHTDVYLDGQVHSEKLTAQEIVRALPVPMVDPADVGATVLSATVLSQPVQTLDSLRAARHGTLESGEGIDLSESVELPLMEVRALLDLGDVAKATRKLDDLAERVGWRWRLAWFRGVAQLLSADYDAATKHFSDVLDTLPGELAPKLALAATAELSGDSDEQGFYKTVWNTDNGVISAGFGLARAQSSSGQREAAVKTLDQVPPTSRHFTTARLTSAVTLLSGRSGSEVTEQQIRDAARRVEALPETEPRVLQIRALVLGTAMDWLAENEASTNHILGFPFTEHGLQLGVEASLRQLARLAPSQAHRYALVDLANSVRPMSTF from the coding sequence ATGTCGACGACCGAGGACGACGCCGACACCGATCCCGGCACCCAGCCCGCGGATCCGATGGGCTACGACTCGCTGGGCACCGTGCGCCCCGCGGCGACCCAGGCGGTGTTCCGGCCCAACTTCGACGACTCGGTGGGCATGTCGGTCGACACCGCCGAGACCGAACCTCGCGAGCAGACGACCGCGATGACGCGCCGCTGGTCGCCCACCCGCAGGCTGGGCGGCGGGCTCGTCGAGGTCCCCAGGGTGCACGAGCGCGATCCACTCGAAGCCCTGATGAAGAACCCGGTGGTCGCCGAGCACAAGCGGTTCTGCTGGAACTGCGGTAGGCCGGTGGGCCGCTCGTCGTCCGACGGCGAGGCGCTGTCCGAAGGCTGGTGCCCGCACTGCGGGAGCCCGTATTCGTTCCTGCCGCAACTGGTTCCGGGCGACATGGTCGCCGACCAGTACGAGATCAAGGGCTGCATCGCCCACGGTGGTCTCGGCTGGATCTACCTGGCATTCGACACCAACGTCAACGATCGTCCGGTGGTGCTCAAGGGCCTGGTGCACGCCGGTGACGCCGAGGCGCAGGCGATCGCGATGGCGGAGCGGCAGTTCCTCGCCGAGGTCACCCACCCCGCGATCGTCAAGATCTTCAACTTCGTCGAGCACGCCGACAAGCACGGCGACCCGGTCGGCTACATCGTCATGGAGTACGTCGGCGGCCGGTCGCTCAAACCCCCCAAGGGGCAGAAGCTTCCGGTATCCCAGGCCATTGGCTACATGCTGGAGATCCTGCCCGCCCTGGCCTTCCTGCATTCGAGCGGACTGGTCTACAACGACCTCAAGCCCGAGAACATCATGCTCACCGAGTCGCAGCTCAAGCTGATCGACCTGGGCGCGGTGTCGCGGATCAACTCCTACGGATTCCTCTACGGCACACCGGGTTACCAGGCGCCGGAGATCGTCAGGACGGGCCCGACGGTGGCCACCGACGTCTACACGGTCGGCCGCACCCTGGCCGCGCTGACCCTCGACCTCAAGACCCGCAACGGCCGCTACGTCGACGGGCTCCCCGACGACGATCCCGTTCTCGCGCAGTACGACTCGTTCTGCCGGCTCCTGCACCGTGCCACCGACCCGGACCCCCGGCGCCGGTTCGCCAGCGCGGAGGAGATGTCGGGCCAGCTGCTCGGCGTCCTCCGCGAGGTGGTCGCCAAGGATACCGGGGTGCCGCGGCCGGGCCTGTCGACGGTGTTCAGCCCATCGCGGTCCACGTTCGGCATCGACCTGCTGGTCGCCCACACCGACGTGTACCTCGACGGTCAGGTGCACTCGGAGAAGCTGACGGCCCAGGAGATCGTCCGGGCGCTGCCGGTGCCCATGGTCGATCCCGCCGACGTCGGCGCGACGGTGCTGTCGGCGACCGTGCTGAGCCAGCCGGTGCAGACGCTCGACTCGCTGCGGGCGGCGCGGCACGGCACGCTCGAGTCGGGTGAGGGCATCGACCTATCCGAGTCGGTCGAGCTGCCGCTGATGGAGGTGCGCGCGCTACTCGACCTCGGTGACGTCGCAAAGGCCACCCGCAAGCTGGACGACCTCGCCGAGCGGGTCGGCTGGCGATGGCGGCTGGCGTGGTTCCGCGGTGTGGCGCAACTACTCTCGGCGGACTACGACGCCGCGACCAAGCACTTCAGCGACGTGCTCGACACGCTGCCCGGCGAGCTGGCGCCCAAGCTCGCGCTGGCCGCCACGGCCGAACTCTCGGGCGACTCGGACGAGCAGGGCTTCTACAAGACGGTGTGGAACACCGACAACGGCGTCATCTCCGCGGGTTTCGGCTTGGCGAGGGCGCAGTCGTCGTCCGGCCAGCGCGAAGCGGCCGTCAAGACGCTGGATCAGGTGCCGCCGACGTCGAGGCACTTCACCACGGCCCGGCTGACCAGTGCGGTGACGCTGCTGTCGGGCCGCTCGGGCAGCGAGGTGACCGAGCAGCAGATCCGCGATGCCGCCCGACGCGTCGAGGCACTGCCCGAGACCGAGCCGCGCGTACTGCAGATTCGCGCGCTGGTGCTGGGCACGGCGATGGACTGGCTGGCCGAGAACGAGGCCAGCACGAACCACATTCTTGGCTTCCCGTTCACTGAGCATGGGTTGCAACTCGGCGTCGAGGCGTCGTTGCGTCAACTGGCCAGATTGGCTCCCTCGCAAGCACACCGGTACGCGCTGGTGGACCTCGCGAACAGCGTTCGGCCGATGAGCACCTTCTGA
- a CDS encoding long chain fatty acid-CoA synthetase Faa4p: MAGQLFEVDVTRDGFLWAVEIPEIDAVLHVDHRADAEAAARECIAARTGIPVNFVAVWVRD, translated from the coding sequence ATGGCGGGTCAGCTGTTCGAGGTCGACGTCACCCGTGACGGCTTCCTGTGGGCCGTCGAGATTCCCGAGATCGATGCCGTCCTGCACGTCGACCACCGCGCCGACGCCGAGGCTGCCGCACGCGAGTGCATCGCCGCGCGCACCGGCATCCCGGTGAACTTCGTCGCGGTCTGGGTCCGCGACTAG
- a CDS encoding IS481 family transposase, with translation MSHANAALTPRARLRLARLVVETGWTYAAAAKLFMVAPRTAKKWADRYRAEGPAGMVDRSSRPHVSPTKTAPLVMRRIVDMRWRQRLGPVQIGGRLGVPASTVHAVLTRCRVNRLSYIDRVTGEPLRRYEHPHPGSLVHVDVTKFANIPDGGGHRFVGRQQSKRNAIATGHRTGERGGQSTHYRPRIGIAFVHTVIDDYSRIAYAEVQFDEKAATAIAVLQRAVMWFAARGVTVERVLSDNGSAYRSYAWRDACTELHITPKRTRPYRPQTNGKIERFHRTLADGWAYARLYESTEQRNTALPGWLHFYNHHRAHSALGGRPPVTRLTNLPGHHN, from the coding sequence GTGTCCCACGCTAATGCTGCATTGACCCCGCGCGCTCGATTGAGGCTTGCTCGGCTCGTCGTTGAGACCGGCTGGACCTACGCCGCCGCGGCCAAGTTGTTCATGGTCGCTCCGCGAACCGCCAAGAAGTGGGCCGACCGGTACCGGGCCGAGGGCCCGGCCGGGATGGTCGATCGCAGCTCGCGCCCGCACGTCAGTCCGACCAAGACTGCGCCTCTAGTCATGCGGCGGATCGTGGACATGCGATGGCGACAGCGGTTGGGACCGGTGCAGATCGGCGGACGGCTCGGAGTGCCGGCCTCGACTGTGCACGCGGTGTTGACTCGGTGCCGGGTCAACCGACTGTCCTACATCGACCGCGTCACCGGGGAACCGCTGCGCCGCTATGAACACCCTCATCCCGGATCGCTCGTCCACGTCGACGTCACCAAGTTCGCCAACATCCCCGACGGCGGCGGCCACAGGTTCGTGGGCAGACAACAAAGCAAACGCAACGCCATCGCTACCGGCCACCGCACCGGCGAGCGTGGCGGCCAATCAACGCACTATCGCCCCAGGATCGGAATAGCGTTCGTGCACACTGTGATTGACGACTATTCACGGATCGCCTATGCCGAAGTCCAGTTCGACGAGAAAGCCGCCACCGCGATCGCCGTACTGCAACGCGCCGTGATGTGGTTTGCCGCTCGCGGCGTCACCGTGGAGCGGGTCCTATCCGATAACGGATCGGCCTATCGCTCTTACGCCTGGCGCGACGCCTGCACCGAACTGCACATCACCCCAAAGCGAACCCGTCCCTACAGACCGCAAACCAACGGCAAGATCGAACGATTCCACCGAACCCTGGCCGACGGCTGGGCCTACGCCCGACTCTACGAATCCACCGAACAACGCAACACCGCGCTACCAGGCTGGCTGCACTTCTACAATCACCACCGAGCCCACTCCGCCCTCGGAGGCCGCCCACCGGTCACCCGGCTGACCAACCTCCCTGGACATCACAACTAG
- a CDS encoding acetate kinase yields the protein MTTVLVLNCGSSSLKYAVVEPDSGRQLADGIVERIGDDGGVPDHEAALRTAFDELARAGHHLETLGLLAVGHRVVHGGPDLYQPTVVDDDMIETLKTLSPLAPLHNPPAITGIEVARELLPDLPHVAVFDTAFFHDLPDSASAYAIDRDVAAQWHIRRYGFHGTSHQFVSQQAAEFLGTPLASLNQIVLHLGNGASASAIAGGRPIDTSMGLTPMEGLVMGTRSGDVDPGVLVYLWRRAGMSMEDIETMLNKRSGVRGLGGQIDFRELHRMIDAGDDDARLAYDVYVHRLRKYIGGYLALLGNTDVITFTAGVGENDALVRRDALSGLAPLGIELDEHLNDSPARGARRISFETSPITVLVIPTDEELAIARACAEVVG from the coding sequence ATGACCACAGTCCTCGTCCTCAACTGCGGCTCCTCCTCGCTCAAGTACGCCGTCGTCGAGCCCGACTCGGGCAGGCAGCTCGCCGACGGCATCGTCGAGCGGATCGGCGACGACGGCGGCGTGCCCGACCACGAAGCCGCACTCCGCACCGCGTTCGACGAGCTGGCTCGGGCCGGCCACCACCTCGAGACGCTGGGGCTGCTGGCCGTCGGCCACCGGGTGGTGCACGGCGGGCCCGACCTGTACCAGCCGACCGTCGTCGACGACGACATGATCGAGACGCTCAAGACGCTCTCACCGCTTGCGCCGCTGCACAATCCGCCCGCCATCACCGGAATCGAGGTCGCACGCGAACTGCTGCCCGATCTGCCGCACGTCGCGGTGTTCGACACGGCGTTCTTCCACGACCTGCCGGACTCCGCGTCGGCGTACGCGATCGACCGGGACGTCGCGGCCCAGTGGCACATCCGCCGCTACGGCTTTCACGGCACCTCGCACCAGTTCGTCAGCCAGCAGGCCGCCGAGTTCCTCGGAACGCCGTTGGCGTCGCTCAACCAGATCGTGCTGCACCTCGGCAACGGCGCATCCGCCTCGGCCATCGCCGGCGGCAGGCCGATCGACACCTCGATGGGCCTCACCCCGATGGAGGGCCTGGTGATGGGCACGCGCTCCGGTGACGTCGATCCCGGTGTGTTGGTGTACCTCTGGCGCAGGGCCGGGATGAGCATGGAGGACATCGAGACCATGCTCAACAAGCGCTCGGGCGTGCGGGGGCTGGGCGGGCAGATCGACTTCCGCGAACTGCACCGGATGATCGACGCCGGCGACGACGACGCGCGCCTGGCCTACGACGTGTACGTCCACCGGCTGCGCAAGTACATCGGTGGCTATCTGGCGCTGCTCGGCAACACCGACGTCATCACGTTCACCGCAGGCGTCGGGGAGAACGACGCGCTGGTCCGCCGGGATGCGCTGAGTGGGCTGGCGCCGCTCGGCATCGAACTCGACGAGCACCTCAACGACAGCCCCGCCCGTGGGGCCCGGCGGATCTCGTTCGAGACGTCACCGATCACGGTGCTCGTCATCCCCACCGACGAAGAACTCGCGATCGCCAGGGCGTGTGCCGAGGTGGTCGGCTAG